ACTAAGTGAGAACAgtcaataaaattaataaaataaatgcatagcagtaaaaaataaataagagcCACAACACGGGAGCGACGGCATGCCGACAGGTAACCAGGCGCCATCTTGTCGcaacaggaataaataaataaaaaacattaacattcaGACACACAGCTTTATACAATGTACAGAATACATAAACATGACTCAGGAAAACGTGAATTTTGCAAAAGTTACATGTCatgaaagtatttttttcttacaatatcTGACAGcaacagaagagaaaaaaaatgatgTTTAGACCACAATTTAGCTTATAAGTTACTCCTTACAAGTTGCATAAAAATCCTTAAAAGACAGAAGGGGTTTCTGGTCTAGGTACCACCAATACATGTGCTTCCATATGAATCTGCTGATTTTTGAAGCCACAATTACCAGAACTGAGTACAAGTACAGACAACATGAGGATGTGCTACAAATACTATACTTTACCAAGCACTGCTGTAGTAATAAGTAGGTGCTGCACTAAGAGACTAGTATGAAAAATGGTACTGTATTAAATTAAACTTGTTACTAATAATTAATTTGGATGACAGTCAGTAAAGAGTAAACagcctttttattttttcttgaatCCTGGTTTTTGAAAGATTTGatatgtataactttttttgaattGTTACGTGTCTAAATAAATCAAAGCTAGATTATTAACTGCTTTCTTTGCTTTTCACGTTACTAAAGAAAATTATTGCATTCtcaacattgttaaaatattccaCTTGTATCCTGTAGAGGGAGCAAGCGATGAGGAAGTTGACAGAGAGACGCCTTTACATATTAAgttaaacaacattttttttatatttagtatatCTGTGATGAAAATACATTCATGGTAATAACCTTAAATAGTAAAGAATGAAATTCAATATTAAGAGAATATTTTAAACACTTCATGGTTTGTTTTGGACACTTAAAGCCCTCCTTGTCAGGTGACACATGAAAGTGAAACTGTTACAGCAGGATGTACGTTAAGAGAGAAAAACACAGTGAGTATCGCAATTTCACAGTCATCTTTGATAGCCAAAATCGATCCTGACTGGTTTCAAGTGAAGAACAACAAGAATCAGTATCAGATATTTTGAAAGTAGTTAAATGACATTAGGTAAAACAGTCTGTAAATGGTCAGATTCCTCATTTATTTCACTTTGCTTTAAAACAGTGCTCGTCTGGATTTGTTATGCTGTTTATGAATAATCTGTTTGTGTTTTAAAAATGTCAGTACGAAATTCTTTTTCATGTGTCCAGGTCAATGCTGTGGACTGACAGATGAGACAGAGGTGGATTTAAGAAAATTAACTGCTGAGATGATTCATAACTCACTCTGTGGATTAATATCTGTATCTGTGTTTAGATGAAACCATGGCCTTCAGCCATGACACACAGAAAAAGACAGTGAAGAGGTGAGAACTTGAAATgtttcacatttttaatgttcaggaaaaaaataaatgcatactaCAATAGCATTTTCATTTAAAGTCTGATTCAGGGGGGTGAATCAGATTTACCTGAACACATCGATGTGTCTTTGAGAAAACAACAACTGATGGATCTCTCAGATCTCTGCAGAGAGGAAGACTCTTCTGTTGAGCCCAGGTGAGATATTATCAGTGTTATATACactatactttatttatttatatctaaAGAAAACTTTAATCTTTTAACACTCAAGTCACAACAGACTCGTCAAGTGAAAGATGAACATTAAAGGAAAGTTGAAAGAGTAAATGTGTTTCTGTCAGAGCAGTGTGAGATAGTTTGTATTACTCTTAACAGTTTGTATTGCTCTTATTTTTCAGACTGTGGCAGAATGAATCTCCTGAACCCAGCTGTGTGTCCATCAAGAGTGATGTGTCAATGCATCAGCCGATTGGATTCAGTTTGGGAGACACAAGTTCTGCTGATCTGAGGTGttgtttaattatatatatatatatatatatatatatatataaaatatataccaTTAAAACTATAGACTGATCATCCCTTTCATTTCTTTCGTACAAAATCAACAGGGGATCATATAATTTAAAAAGTCTATAATGTCTATCAGTctagacagaataacaacaacaaaagatccagaaaaaaaaaaattcaaaaagttatgttgatttgcattttaatgagtgaaataagtatttgaccccttcacaaaacataaCTTAGCACTTGAGCCcaggtgaaatattttttttatataaaaagaaaACTTTTAACTCTCAAGTCACAACAGACTCGTCAAGAGAAAGATGAACATTAAAGAAAGGTTGAAAGAGTGAATGTGTTTCTGTCAGAGCAGTGAGATATTTTCAGAAACAGTTTGTATTGCTCTTATTTTTCAGACTGTGGCAGAATGAATCTCCTGAACCCAGCTGTGTGTCCATGAAGAGTGACGTGTCAATGCATCAGCCAATTGGATTCAGTTTGGGAGACACGACTTCTGATCTGAGGTGTTGtttaatttactaaaaaataaaaaaggatataccattaaaattatagactgatcattcctttcatacaaaatcagcaggggatgaaatgtttatttgaacagtgagagacagaataacaacaaacaatccagaaaaaaactaattaataaaaagttataatttgatttgcattttaatgagtgaaataagtattcacaaaacatgacttatcacttggtggcaaaacccttgttggcaaacacagaggtcagatgtttcttgtagttggccaccaggtttacacacatctcaggagggattttgtcccactgctctttgcagatcctctccaagtcattaaggttttgaggctgacctTTATCCGCATCCACAGAGTTTCTATTGGATTAAGGTCTGAAGACttgctaggccactccaggaccttaatgtgcttctacTTGAGCCCCTCCTTCGTTgctttggccatgtgttttgggtcattgtcatgctggaatacccatccacaacccattttcaatgtccTGGCTAAGGGTAGAAGGTGCATTTGTTCTGTCCCCGTAGCAGAAAAACACCataatgttttcacctccatgtttgacggtgaggATGGTGTTTTtgaggtcataggcagcattcctccttctccaaacacagcaagttgagttgatgtcaaagagcttgattttggtctcatctgaccacaacactttcacccagttcttctcTGAATCATTTAGATGTTCAGTGGCAAACTTTGGACTGGCATGTACATGTGCTAACTTAAGCAGGAGGATCTTGTGGATGCTGCAGAactcttgcatggagccccagacagagggtgattgacagttattttgtgtttcttccatttgcgaataatcacatcAACTGttatcaccttctcaccaagctgcgatggtcttgtagcttaTTCCatccttgtgtaggtctacaatcttgtccctgacatccttggacagctctttggtcttggcatGGTGGatagtttggaatctgattgattgcttctgtggacaggtatcTTTTATTCAGGTAACagactgagattaggagcactctcttaaagagtGATCTTGCTTATTGATAAGGGATCAACTACTTATTTCTCTCATTAAAAGGCAAATCAATTTACAACTTTTTTGTTAGTCTGTCTCTCactgtgtgtgggtgtgtgtgtgtgtgtgtgtgtgtgtgtacattgaTGTATATGAAGTATGTGAATACATATTTAAAGAAATATTCAATGTTTGTTTAACTACAGTCAAAAATATGAAGAACCAGAATCACATACATCAAAGAAGAACTTAGACTCCATTTTCAAGGTTGGTTTTGAGTGTGTGTCCCAACACAATAACCATCTGGGTAAAAGATAATTTGCAGGCTCTATAAAACAGATCAGTTAACACTAAAGTAGAGAAGTTGAATCCATATGTAACCTGACTGCTGCACAAAGATGAAGATCAATCTAGCAAACAGCCATTCCAGTCAAACTCCCTCTCTTAACCTGAGTATCTGTAGATGCTGATGTTTGAGCAAACAGTGAAAGTTATTAGCAGGTGTGATATAATTCAATGATGTTAATTGGTATTTATGTTTTTGACTAAACTACAAAAAAGAATTACTCTTGTGTATGGATTCTTTTGTTTCACATTCTTTGTGACAGGATGGAGGCTTATTGTTGGAATATTCACTATGATTTCAGGAGATTGAGCACAAAATCATTTCTGACTTAAAAAGTTTTAAGAGACTACTGACTCCAGATTACATAGAAAGCTCTGAAAGAGACCATTATGATGACGAGGGTCATAGCAGAGTCAGAGAGGGGCTTCTGAAGATCACACTGCTCATCCTGAGGAAGATGAACCAGACAGACCTTGCTAACACACTACAGACCAGTAAGAGCTTTGAATCAGCAGATTATAGCCTGTATTTTTATTATGaactttctgtcttcagtcagtAATGTTCCTGAATGTCATGACACATCTAACATATCAAACctataaaaaaattcttaattaaTTCCTTTTCACAGAACTGATGCCTGTGTATCAACAAAAACTCAAATCCAGACTACAGGACAAATATCAGAGAATCAGTGAAGGAATGTCCAATCATGGAGACTCAACACGTctgaatgagatctacacagagctctacatcacagaggGAGACAGTGGAGCGGTCAATAATGAACACGAGGTGAGACAGATTGAGTCAGTGTCCAGGAGACCAGAGACACAGGAAACACCAATCcactgcaatgacatctttaaacCCTCACCTGGACAACACAAACACATCAGGACTGTGCTGACTAAAGGAGTCGCTggaattggaaaaacagtctctgtgcaaaagttcattctggactgggctgaaggaaAAGCCAACCAGGATGTTCATttcatatttccacttcctttcaggGAGCTGAATCTGATACAGAAAAATCTCAGTCTTGTGGATCTTCTAAATCACCTTCACACAGAAACCAAAGAATTAAAGTCAGCAGACTATGAAGACTACAAAGTCATGTTCAtatttgatggtctggatgagtgtcgaCTACGTCTAGATTTCCAAAGCAATCGGAGCTTGTCTGATGTAACAGAATCAGCCTCAGTGGATGTGCTGCTGACCAACCTCATCAAGGGGAATCTACTTATTTCTGCTCTCCTCTGGATCACCTctcgaccagcagcagccaatcagatccctcCTGAGTGTGTCGACCAGGTCACAGAGGTACGAGGATTCAACGACCCTCAGAAGGAtgaatatttcaggaagagaataAATGATCAGAGTCTCGCTGATAGAGTCGTCACACACATCCGATCATCAAGAAGTCTGTTCATCATGTGTCACATaccagtcttctgctggatttcagccgCAGTTCTAGAGAGGATGATGGGTAAAGCAGAGAGTGCAGAGATTCCCAAGAATCTCACACAAATGTTCACACACTTCCTGATCTTTCAGACCAAACTGAAGACACAGAAGTATGATGGGAATTATGAAATTGATCCTGATCAGTTTAGAAAGACTATTCTGTCTTTAGGAAAATTAGCTTTTGAACAGCTGGAAAAAGGGAACCTGATCttctatgaggaggacctgaAAGAGAGCGGCATTAATTTCAGAGAAGTGTCAGTGTGCTCAGGAGTTTGTACccagatcttcagagaggagtttGGACTGCAGCTGGGGAGGGTGTACAGCTTTGTTCATTTAAGTATTCAGGAATTTCTTGCTGCTTTATTCAAGCTGCTGTCCTTTTCTGAACAAAACACAGGAATGACGAATGATTTCAAATTCCCAATGACCAGTTTACTGAAGGGAGAAGTGGACAAGGCCCTACAGAGTGAGAACGGATACTGGGACCTTTTCCTCCGATTCCTTCTAGGTCTCTCACTAAAGTCTAATCAGACTCTCTTACAAGGCCTCCTGAGAAACACAGAACGCAGCTCTGAAATTAATCAGGAAACAGCTGAATACATTAAACAGAAGATCAGAGAGAATCCATCTCCAGAGAAATTCATCAACCTGTTCCACTGTCTGAAAGAACTGAATGATCATTCACTAGAGCAGGAAGTCCAAACATACCTGAGCAGAACAGGTGACTATCGTCTCTCTGGAGTCAAACTGTCTGCTGCTCAGT
Above is a genomic segment from Garra rufa chromosome 2, GarRuf1.0, whole genome shotgun sequence containing:
- the LOC141325670 gene encoding NACHT, LRR and PYD domains-containing protein 3-like: MAFSHDTQKKTVKSLIQGGESDLPEHIDVSLRKQQLMDLSDLCREEDSSVEPRLWQNESPEPSCVSIKSDVSMHQPIGFSLGDTSSADLRLWQNESPEPSCVSMKSDVSMHQPIGFSLGDTTSDLSQKYEEPESHTSKKNLDSIFKEIEHKIISDLKSFKRLLTPDYIESSERDHYDDEGHSRVREGLLKITLLILRKMNQTDLANTLQTKLMPVYQQKLKSRLQDKYQRISEGMSNHGDSTRLNEIYTELYITEGDSGAVNNEHEVRQIESVSRRPETQETPIHCNDIFKPSPGQHKHIRTVLTKGVAGIGKTVSVQKFILDWAEGKANQDVHFIFPLPFRELNLIQKNLSLVDLLNHLHTETKELKSADYEDYKVMFIFDGLDECRLRLDFQSNRSLSDVTESASVDVLLTNLIKGNLLISALLWITSRPAAANQIPPECVDQVTEVRGFNDPQKDEYFRKRINDQSLADRVVTHIRSSRSLFIMCHIPVFCWISAAVLERMMGKAESAEIPKNLTQMFTHFLIFQTKLKTQKYDGNYEIDPDQFRKTILSLGKLAFEQLEKGNLIFYEEDLKESGINFREVSVCSGVCTQIFREEFGLQLGRVYSFVHLSIQEFLAALFKLLSFSEQNTGMTNDFKFPMTSLLKGEVDKALQSENGYWDLFLRFLLGLSLKSNQTLLQGLLRNTERSSEINQETAEYIKQKIRENPSPEKFINLFHCLKELNDHSLEQEVQTYLSRTGDYRLSGVKLSAAQWSALVFVLLTSEEPDEFILNKYDPSEDCLLRLLPVIKASRKADLSRCFITQEGCAALISALRSNPSHLRELNLSRNKPEDSGAKLLSALLEDPNCYLEKLQMRNCSIGEEGCAALISALKSNPSHLRVLDLSGNKPGDSGVNLLCGLLEDPHCKLEKLWLSYCSIEEEGCAALITVLRSNPSHPRELDLRKNIPGFSGIKLQFALLEDPHCMLKKLHI